A section of the Petrimonas sulfuriphila genome encodes:
- a CDS encoding Gfo/Idh/MocA family oxidoreductase produces MKKYNVGIVGYSWAAGAHIDAINRTSLAQVTAICSSRGLDSKEISARHGGNIRCYEDYSEMIANPDIHVVSICSYPALHAKQAIMAARAGKNLIIEKPIALTWEDCLAVEKAVKEAGVKTCVCFECRFSGQLQTVKSLIEQGLLGKIHYAEVDYYHGIGPSYGQYRWNIKKEEAGSSLLSAGCHAMDALLYCIDSEVDAVHSYSTGSSHADFAKYEYPTSSVSIIKFKNGAVGKVASVIDCLQPYYFHFHLVGSEGSLLDNKFYSTKIKELNKNKWSDLSMKLLDSGDVSDHPYLHQFEAFFKAMDEGREMPLTSLADAMKTHELIFAADKSAEENNLK; encoded by the coding sequence ATGAAAAAGTATAACGTAGGAATCGTTGGTTACAGTTGGGCTGCAGGCGCCCACATAGACGCAATTAATAGGACCTCTCTTGCACAGGTTACTGCGATCTGTTCTTCGCGGGGACTGGATTCGAAGGAAATCAGCGCCAGGCACGGAGGGAACATCAGGTGTTACGAGGATTATTCGGAAATGATTGCCAATCCCGATATACATGTGGTGTCCATATGCAGTTATCCTGCCCTCCACGCTAAGCAGGCCATTATGGCAGCCCGGGCCGGCAAAAACCTGATCATTGAGAAACCGATAGCCCTCACGTGGGAAGATTGTCTGGCCGTGGAGAAGGCTGTGAAGGAAGCTGGCGTAAAGACATGCGTCTGCTTCGAGTGCCGTTTTTCCGGTCAATTACAAACTGTAAAGTCACTTATAGAACAAGGATTATTGGGGAAAATTCATTATGCGGAAGTTGATTATTACCACGGTATCGGGCCATCTTACGGGCAGTACCGGTGGAATATTAAAAAAGAGGAAGCGGGAAGTAGCTTGTTGTCGGCAGGGTGTCATGCCATGGATGCCCTCTTGTACTGTATCGACAGTGAAGTTGATGCGGTTCATAGCTACTCGACCGGCTCTTCCCATGCCGATTTTGCCAAATATGAATATCCCACCAGCTCCGTTTCGATCATAAAATTCAAAAACGGTGCTGTAGGAAAAGTTGCCTCGGTTATTGATTGTCTGCAGCCCTATTATTTCCATTTCCATTTGGTAGGAAGTGAAGGGAGCCTTTTGGATAATAAATTTTATTCTACGAAAATCAAAGAGTTAAACAAGAATAAATGGAGTGATTTATCCATGAAGCTGCTTGATTCGGGCGATGTGTCCGATCACCCATACCTGCATCAGTTTGAAGCATTTTTTAAAGCAATGGACGAAGGCAGGGAGATGCCTTTAACCAGCTTGGCGGATGCCATGAAAACACACGAACTGATTTTCGCCGCTGATAAATCCGCCGAGGAAAATAATCTTAAATGA
- a CDS encoding PIG-L family deacetylase, with protein sequence MEKRIVAILAHPDDAEFMCAGTLSLFRNRGWEVHIVTMTPGDKGSAVHTREEISRIRTGEARRSAQIIGATYHCVGLEDVYIIYDREAINRTTAVLRKIRPSIVITASPTDYMVDHETTARIVQTACFCCGIKNMEVDEAPFEPSPYLYYADAMDGKDKFGHAVAPSMYVDITGEMPVKEEMLKAHASQRDWLLEHHKVDEYILSMKHFAEVRGKEVNRKYAEGFRQHLGHGFQKGNVLAGILEENIIIK encoded by the coding sequence ATGGAAAAAAGAATTGTTGCCATTTTAGCGCATCCGGACGATGCGGAATTCATGTGTGCCGGGACATTGTCCCTGTTTAGAAACAGGGGCTGGGAGGTTCATATTGTCACCATGACTCCCGGTGATAAAGGCTCTGCGGTACACACCCGGGAGGAAATTTCCCGGATAAGGACCGGCGAGGCACGCAGATCCGCGCAGATTATCGGGGCAACCTACCATTGCGTGGGGCTCGAAGATGTGTACATAATCTACGATAGGGAAGCGATAAACAGGACAACCGCCGTGTTGAGAAAGATCCGGCCCTCGATAGTTATTACCGCCAGCCCGACGGACTACATGGTGGATCACGAGACGACCGCAAGGATTGTTCAGACGGCCTGCTTCTGTTGTGGCATAAAAAACATGGAAGTTGATGAAGCGCCCTTCGAGCCGTCACCCTACCTCTATTACGCGGACGCCATGGATGGAAAGGACAAGTTCGGACATGCCGTCGCCCCCTCGATGTATGTGGACATAACGGGAGAGATGCCGGTTAAGGAGGAGATGTTGAAAGCCCATGCAAGCCAGCGGGACTGGCTGCTTGAACACCACAAGGTGGACGAGTACATCCTTTCCATGAAACACTTTGCGGAGGTAAGGGGAAAAGAGGTGAACCGCAAGTACGCGGAAGGTTTCCGGCAACACCTGGGGCACGGGTTCCAGAAGGGAAACGTGCTTGCCGGGATCCTGGAAGAGAATATCATTATCAAGTAA